From the Budorcas taxicolor isolate Tak-1 chromosome 1, Takin1.1, whole genome shotgun sequence genome, one window contains:
- the SEC61G gene encoding protein transport protein Sec61 subunit gamma isoform X2, translated as MNGGVGCWCLGPVSGSCGSFCPLLCYVSLVSRRGADIMDQVMQFVEPSRQFVKDSIRLVKRCTKPDRKVVAEYLFRKVVFILGIGEQVRI; from the exons ATGAACGGAGGGGTGGGCTGCTGGTGTTTGGGCCCGGTTTCCGGTTCCTGTGGGAGTTTCTGTCCGCTCTTGTGCTACGTGTCTCTGGTGAGCAGACGCGGAGCAG ACATCATGGATCAGGTAATGCAGTTCGTTGAGCCAAGTCGGCAGTTTGTGAAAGACTCAATTCGGCTGGTTAAAAGATGCACCAAACCTGATAGAAAAG tGGTGGCTGAATACCTTTTTAGAAAAGTAGTTTTCATCTTGGGGATTGGTGAACAAGTGAGGATTTGA
- the SEC61G gene encoding protein transport protein Sec61 subunit gamma isoform X1 produces MNGGVGCWCLGPVSGSCGSFCPLLCYVSLVSRRGADIMDQVMQFVEPSRQFVKDSIRLVKRCTKPDRKEFQKIAMATAIGFAIMGFIGFFVKLIHIPINNIIVGG; encoded by the exons ATGAACGGAGGGGTGGGCTGCTGGTGTTTGGGCCCGGTTTCCGGTTCCTGTGGGAGTTTCTGTCCGCTCTTGTGCTACGTGTCTCTGGTGAGCAGACGCGGAGCAG ACATCATGGATCAGGTAATGCAGTTCGTTGAGCCAAGTCGGCAGTTTGTGAAAGACTCAATTCGGCTGGTTAAAAGATGCACCAAACCTGATAGAAAAG aattccagaaaattgcCATGGCAACAGCAATAGGATTTGCTATAATGGGATTCATTGGCTTTTTTGTGAAATTGATCCATATTCCTATTAATAACATCATTGT tGGTGGCTGA